Proteins encoded together in one Lathyrus oleraceus cultivar Zhongwan6 chromosome 5, CAAS_Psat_ZW6_1.0, whole genome shotgun sequence window:
- the LOC127086381 gene encoding eukaryotic translation initiation factor 3 subunit E: protein MASEYDLTPRMAPNLDRHLVFPLLEFLQERQIYNDNHILKAKIDLLNNTNMVDYAMDIHKTLYQTEGVPQDMVERRADVVARLKSLEDAAAPLVAFLQNAGAVQELKADKHYNLQMLNDKYQIGPAQIEALYQYGKFQFECGNYSGAADYLYQYRALCTNSERSLSALWGKLAAEVLMQNWDVALEELNRLKEIIDSKNFSSPINQVQSRIWLMHWSLFIFFNHDNGRTLIIDLFNQDKYLNAIQTSAPHLLRYLATAFIVNKRRRPQLKEFIKVIQQEQHSYKDPITEFLACVYVNYDFDGAQKKMRECEEVILNDPFLGKRVEESNFSTVPLRDEFLENARLFIFETYCRIHQRIDMGVLAEKLNLNYEEAERWIVNLIRGLKLDAKIDSQTGTVIMEPNHPNVYEQLVDHTKALNGRTYKLVTQLLEHAQGQAAR from the exons ATGGCGTCAGAGTACGATCTGACACCGCGTATGGCACCAAATCTTGACCGGCATTTAGTCTTTCCTCTGTTAGAGTTTCTTCAAGAGAGACAAATATACAACGATAACCATATCCTGAAAGCTAAGATTGATCTCTTAAACAACACAAACATGGTTGATTACGCCATGGACATTCACAAGACACTCTACCAAACTGAAGGTGTGCCTCAGGATATGGTTGAACGCAGGGCCGACGTTGTCGCTCGACTCAAGTCTCTTGAAGACGCTGCTGCTCCTCTTGTTGCGTTTCTTCAAAATGCTGGCGCCGTTCAGGAATTGAAAGCTGATAAACACTATAATCTTCAGATGCTTAATGATAAATACCAG ATCGGTCCCGCACAAATAGAGGCTTTATACCAATATGGCAAATTTCAGTTTGAATGTGGAAACTACTCTGGTGCTGCTGACTATCTTTATCAGTACAGAGCATTGTGCACTAATAGTGAAAGGAGTTTGAGTGCATTGTGGGGAAAGCTGGCAGCTGAAGTATTGATGCAAAACTGGGATGTTGCTCTTGAAGAGCTAAATCGCTTGAAGGAAATAATTGACTCAAAG AATTTTTCATCACCTATAAATCAGGTACAAAGCAGAATATGGTTGATGCATTGGAGTCTGTTCATCTTTTTCAACCATGACAATGGAAGAACCCTGATAATTGATCTGTTTAACCAAGACAA GTATCTTAATGCAATCCAAACTAGTGCTCCACACCTTTTGCGATACTTGGCCACAGCATTTATTGTCAACAAGCGCAGGAGGCCTCAACTCAAAGAGTTTATAAAAGTTATTCAACAAGAGCAGCATTCATATAAGGACCCCATCACCGAGTTTTTGGCTTGTGTTTACGTCAACTATGACTTTGATGGCGCACAAAAGAAGATGAGGGAGTGTGAAGAA GTAATTCTCAATGACCCCTTCCTTGGTAAACGAGTTGAAGAAAGCAATTTCTCAACTGTACCATTAAGGGATGAGTTCCTTGAAAATGCTAGGCTATTTATTTTTGAGACATACTGCAGAATACACCAACGCATTGACATGGG AGTACTTGCCGAGAAGCTAAATTTGAATTATGAGGAGGCTGAGAGATGGATTGTGAACCTCATACGAGGCTTAAAGCTTGATGCCAAAATTGACTCTCAAACTGGAACTGTTATCATGGAACCTAATCATCCAAATGT GTATGAGCAGTTGGTAGACCATACCAAGGCCCTTAACGGCCGCACTTACAAGTTGGTCACTCAACTTCTGGAACACGCACAGGGTCAAGCAGCTCGTTAA
- the LOC127082045 gene encoding uncharacterized protein LOC127082045, producing the protein MAMPTTNPSQTINLDKHEDGNVQKKKKRKVGEVGDSNANDSNDGDSGKQKPCRPKSWVWDHFTRDTSRTRAKCNWCTKSYAADSHKNGTTNLNNHFLHQCKKIPKSVLDPTRTTLSLQEGGNATSNNTLVGIHFDVELCRQALARMIIVDELPFSFVENEGFHYFMSVTQPRLPLPGRISIIEKCLEGWMIDKVFTITVDNAASNDVVRQTLNKMFESYSLFLNFDILNWWKVNSTKYPTLGIMARDILAMPISTVASESAFSTGGRVLSCYRSSLTPNTVEALICAQNWLRSSPLKVDIEEHLEDLEKLEQG; encoded by the exons ATGGCGATGCCTACAACAAATCCATCTCAAACTATTAATTTGGACAAACATGAAGATGGTAATgttcaaaagaaaaagaaaaggaaagtTGGAGAAGTTGGCGATTCTAATGCTAATGATTCTAATGATGGAGATTCAGGTAAACAAAAACCTTGTAGGCCTAAATCTTGGGTTTGGGATCATTTTACAAGAGACACATCGAGAACTCGTGCTAAGTGTAATTGGTGTACGAAGTCGTATGCTGCTGATTCACACAAAAATGGAACCACCAATTTAAATAACCATTTTTTGCATCAATGTAAAAAAATTCCCAAGAGTGTTCTTGATCCCACTCGAACCACTCTTAGCCTTCAAGAAGGCGGTAACGCAACTAGTAATAATACACTTGTTGGTATCCATTTTGATGTTGAATTATGTAGACAAGCTTTAGCTAGAATGATAATTGTGGACGAGTTGCCTTTTTCGTTTGTTGAAAATGAAGGATTTCATTACTTTATGAGTGTTACACAACCTAGGCTCCCACTTCCGGGAAGGATTTCAATT ATTGAAAAGTGTTTGGAGGGTTGGATGATAGATAAGGTTTTCACCATCACAGTTGATAATGCTGCTTCAAATGATGTT GTGAGGCAAACATTAAACAAAATGTTTGAAAGCTATAGTCTTTTCTTAA ATTTTGACATCTTGAATTGGTGGAAGGTAAATTCCACCAAATACCCTACTCTTGGTATAATGGCTAGAGATATCTTGGCTATGCCAATATCTACTGTTGCTTCGGAGTCTGCTTTTAGCACCGGGGGTAGAGTTCTTAGTTGTTATAGGAGCTCTCTTACACCAAACACTGTTGAAGCTTTGATATGTGCACAAAATTGGTTAAGATCTTCCCCTTTGAAAGTGGATATTGAAGAGCACTTGGAAGACTTGGAGAAGCTCGAACAAG GTTAA